A DNA window from Aminipila luticellarii contains the following coding sequences:
- a CDS encoding flavodoxin family protein — MKPQNIDKFNVKREEERMNIIGIIASPRKEGNTAFIVNKILGGAKEQGAETSAFSFGNLHIEPCCGCWSCHRSQQGCVIEDDMQKIYDAIERADAIVLGVPIYMGQMSAQGKIFTDRLFARFSPRFSPFFNDHAVKQRLILSFNQGNPDANLFKVYTDYTKQMFEVLEFEVSEVPIVTGLRNEPAHSKKDLDMSLKKFGSSLVLASC, encoded by the coding sequence ATGAAACCACAAAATATAGATAAATTTAACGTGAAAAGGGAGGAAGAAAGGATGAACATTATTGGTATTATCGCAAGTCCGCGTAAGGAAGGCAATACTGCTTTTATTGTAAACAAAATATTGGGAGGTGCAAAAGAGCAAGGTGCCGAAACCAGTGCATTCAGTTTCGGTAACCTTCATATCGAACCGTGCTGCGGATGCTGGAGCTGCCATAGGAGTCAGCAGGGTTGTGTAATCGAAGATGATATGCAGAAAATTTATGATGCGATTGAGCGTGCGGATGCTATTGTTCTAGGCGTACCGATTTACATGGGGCAAATGAGTGCTCAGGGGAAAATATTTACCGATAGGCTGTTTGCACGCTTTTCTCCTCGTTTTTCACCTTTTTTTAATGACCATGCGGTGAAGCAGAGGCTGATTCTTTCCTTTAATCAGGGAAATCCGGATGCCAATCTGTTCAAGGTATATACTGATTATACGAAACAAATGTTTGAGGTGTTGGAATTTGAGGTAAGTGAAGTGCCTATTGTTACCGGATTGCGAAATGAACCGGCACATAGTAAAAAGGA